One segment of Setaria viridis chromosome 4, Setaria_viridis_v4.0, whole genome shotgun sequence DNA contains the following:
- the LOC117851541 gene encoding FBD-associated F-box protein At5g38590: protein MAIDTAAASGGEKRQRVDEQGDRCGSVGADAIPADRISALPDELQQRILTHLPLKDAVRTGAVARGWRDLWKGRWAHRASVEIHLRSRDAPQRELDARAAPAPPHRRFSLIVDTCKFKSSQIRRFIEYAAECRVEDLHVETRKITAADKLNFHLPLASPLLARLSLRCISISNMYYKGAQPFHALEVILLHSVSIAQATFKRMMALCPSLLTLDLRGCACEPLFFWGEAMVWPAKLRSITVAACSGTIRLDLVRVPSLRSFRFSCGFLDIPFFLAGEAVLSDLSFCFCTHQCQEATMLKSSIKVSQMICPPSQFSPSATMPSRSCLPRMMMEQLPSCPS, encoded by the exons ATGGCCatcgacaccgccgccgccagcggcggAGAGAAGAGGCAGAGAGTGGATGAGCAAGGGGATCGATGCGGATCTGTGGGTGCGGATGCGATCCCGGCGGACCGCATCTCGGCCCTGCCGGACGAGCTGCAGCAGCGCATCCTGACGCACCTCCCGCTCAAGGACGCCGTCCGCACGGGGGCGGTCGCGCGCGGGTGGCGCGACCTGTGGAAGGGTCGGTGGGCGCACCGCGCCTCCGTCGAGATCCACCTCCGTTCCCGCGACGCTCCGCAGAGGGAGCTCGACGCGcgagccgcgcccgcgccgccgcatcgCCGCTTCTCCCTCATCGTCGACACCTGCAAGTTCAAGTCCTCGCAGATCCGGCGCTTCATCGAGTACGCCGCCGAGTGCCGCGTCGAGGACCTCCACGTCGAGACGCGGAAGATCACGGCCGCGGACAAGCTCAACTTTCACTTGCCGCTGGCGAGCCCGCTCCTCGCGCGCCTCTCCCTCCGCTGCATCAGCATCTCCAACATGTACTACAAGGGCGCGCAGCCGTTCCACGCTCTTGAGGTCATCCTGCTCCACTCCGTCTCCATTGCCCAAGCGACCTTCAAAAGAATGATGGCGCTGTGCCCCAGCCTCCTCACCCTCGACCTGCGCGGCTGTGCTTGTGAGCCCCTTTTCTTCTGGGGCGAAGCCATGGTCTGGCCGGCGAAGCTGAGGAGTATCACTGTTGCCGCGTGTTCCGGGACCATCAGGCTGGACTTGGTGCGCGTGCCTAGCCTGCGGTCCTTCCGCTTCAGCTGCGGCTTCCTCGACATTCCCTTCTTCCTTGCAGGCGAGGCTGTGCTTTCCGACCTTTCATTCTGTTTCTGTACTCATCAGTGTCAAGAAGCCACAATGCTCAAAAGTTCAATAAAGGTCTCCCAAATGATCTGTCCGCCCTCACAGTTCTCACCATCTGCAACAATGCCCTCCCG GTCGTGTCTTCCTCGTATGATGATGGAGCAACTGCCCAGTTGCCCAAGCTGA
- the LOC117854137 gene encoding ribonucleases P/MRP protein subunit POP1 produces MAGVPPPPRQLEVRRFASARAGELRSLHAAISSRLDDGGGRSRKQPRSERRRTTGHLPSKRRRRWSGADAAGTGEVGPAGEGSSAPRKQSRRVRRRRELAGNPAEGFSVAGDGARRLRTHLWHAKRFAMERRWGFVLPVGAQGRGRGSRSVLKRLKNGTIVHDASYFIPVELDGPEDSLLSILRMVLHPSPVDKTPELKHLQDQVMRGVCYENAMLCGVGSPRSQIIGPVTYMWRPFSRENDKSETEGDLSTAHSFDEKSRSSLRRQLWIWIHPVALDEGLSAIRFACEKQIQDSGSVIKCCSLEGKIGRLEVMGCKAMQSLKKMLHPIKASKINMVPDTSHKSTSTDTPPDSSTVPHLLEASIIDHAEILQPGAILSMIVHDPREVSVQGTVSSKLVSLDKENEGLEEDVVPNADEAPSEVGNMLSSMWMQPGKHDIFLSDCRELWDSSQSINPPVAEEVLCMEKQHERIKFFCLDSGNDQGQTTQEKDSFSRSCPVVLLKHAKKGMPSLGWSIILPLSWVKPFWLFLVSHGAHVIGLRERRWIATKFRMPCFPYDYPDSKAYASYMSKEAAVFDKAVECRPAAKRPPTVPMPPLWHCIMACFHKDDGILSGLEVDDLVRANIVLPKSLSVNSKSGDVEPSQANIASLQLHVPRTIQMLRQYVKEFDRKYLSLSSGMETDADKPYLTSDDTIKMTCSVCLTRVLIRAFKEGSFEEGAVVCAPLPSDLPAWKIRSEEEEEECVEKWELQLPQSHVSSYFSWFDSSTGNLQLPKDDAARDAFRWPIGFVTTGFVHGSNGQDAVAVAFCEAKLLAVLRRQQWAHKNLQSREICVLVRNARSAAYRRSLATIILEHQESDLEFL; encoded by the exons ATGGCCggcgtcccgccgccgccgcggcagctcGAGGTGCGGCGCTTCGCCTCGGCTCGCGCCGGAGAGCTCCGCTCCCTCCACGCCGCAATCTCATCCCGCctcgacgatggcggcggccgctccCGGAAGCAGCCACGCTCCGAGCGCCGCCGCACCACGGGGCACCTCCCcagcaagcgccgccgccgctggagcggAGCCGACGCAGCCGGGACCGGAGAGGTGGGTCCCGCGGGGGAGGGGAGCTCCGCGCCACGGAAACAATCGAGgagggtgaggcggcggcgggagctcgcAGGCAACCCCGCGGAGGGGTTCtccgtcgccggcgacggcgcgcggcggctgcgCACGCACCTGTGGCACGCCAAGAGGTTTGCCATGGAGAGGCGGTGGGGATTTGTCTTGCCCGTCGGCGCCCAGGGGAG AGGGAGGGGTTCAAGGAGTGTTCTCAAGCGGCTGAAGAATGGCACGATTGTCCATGATGCTAGCTACTTCATTCCAGTTGAGCTTGATGGTCCTGAG GACTCCCTGTTATCCATTCTCAGAATGGTTCTGCACCCTTCTCCTGTAGACAAAACACCTGAGTTGAAGCATCTACAAGATCAAGTTATGCGAGGTGTTTGCTATGAGAATGCTATG CTTTGTGGTGTTGGGAGTCCTCGTTCTCAAATTATTGGACCAGTAACATACATGTGGCGCCCATTCTCAAGAGAAAATGACAAATCAGAGACTGAAGGAGATCTGTCCACTGCTCACAGCTTTGATGAAAAAAGCAGAAGTTCCTTGCGACGCCAATTGTGGATATGGATCCATCCTGTTGCACTTGACGAAGGGCTTAGCGCAATAAGATTTGCATGTGAGAAACAG ATTCAAGATTCTGGTAGTGTGATCAAATGTTGCTCATTAGAGGGAAAAATTGGAAGGCTGGAAGTCATGGGATGCAAGGCTATGCAATCTCTTAAAAAGATGTTGCATCCAATCAA AGCAAGCAAAATTAACATGGTACCAGATACAAGTCATAAGTCCACATCAACTGATACTCCCCCGGATTCCTCTACTGTCCCTCATCTTTTGGAAGCATCCATTATTGATCATGCTGAGATTCTTCAGCCTGGTGCTATCCTATCCATGATAGTTCATGACCCCAGGGAAGTGTCAGTCCAGGGAACAGTTTCTTCTAAATTAGTCTCACTTGACAAGGAGAACGAAGGCTTGGAGGAAGATGTAGTTCCAAATGCTGATGAGGCGCCATCAGAGGTTGGAAATATGTTGTCATCGATGTGGATGCAACCTGGAAAGCATGATATATTCCTTTCTGACTGTAGAGAACTGTGGGACTCCAGCCAAAGCATAAATCCTCCTGTGGCAGAGGAGGTTCTTTGTATGGAGAAGCAACATGAGCGCATAAAATTTTTCTGCCTGGATTCTGGAAATGATCAAGGACAAACAACACAAGAGAAGGATAGCTTCAGTCGATCCTGCCCAGTTGTTCTCCTGAAACATGCCAAAAAGGGTATGCCCTCTCTAGG GTGGTCTATCATTTTACCTTTGAGTTGGGTGAAACCTTTCTGGCTTTTTCTAGTATCTCATGGTGCACACGTAATTGGCCTAAGAGAGAGACGGTGGATCGCAACAAAG TTCAGGATGCCATGCTTTCCCTATGATTATCCAGACAGCAAAGCATATGCATCATATATGTCCAAAGAAGCTGCTGTTTTTGATAAAGCAGTTGAGTGCCGCCCTGCTGCCAAGAGACCTCCAACAGTTCCTATGCCACCTTTATGGCACTGTATCATGGCTTGTTTTCATAAAGATGATGGCATATTGAGTGGTCTTGAAGTAGATGACTTAGTGCGGGCTAATATTGTATTACCCAAAAGTTTGTCCGTAAATTCCAAATCTGGAGATGTAGAACCATCACAAGCAAACATTGCATCCTTGCAACTTCATGTGCCAAGAACCATCCAAATGTTGAGACAATATGTGAAAGAATTTGATAGGAAATATCTGAGTTTGTCATCTGGCATGGAAACAGATGCTGACAAACCTTACTTAACTTCTGATGACACCATCAAAATGACATGTTCGGTATGCCTTACAAGAGTTCTGATCCGAGCTTTCAAGGAAGGTTCTTTTGAAGAGGGTGCTGTTGTTTGTGCCCCATTACCTTCAGATCTTCCAGCTTGGAAAATCAG atcagaggaagaagaggaagaatgtGTAGAAAAATGGGAACTCCAGCTCCCTCAGTCCCATGTTAGTTCCTATTTCTCTTGGTTCGACTCTAGCACTGGCAACCTTCAATTGCCCAAAGATGATGCCGCACGGGATGCATTCAGGTGGCCAATAGGCTTTGTCACTACTGGTTTCGTCCATGGAAG TAATGGgcaagatgctgttgcggtTGCATTCTGCGAGGCGAAGCTTCTTGCAGTGCTGAGGCGACAGCAATGGGCGCATAAAAACTTGCAAAGCAGAGAGATCTGTGTCCTTGTCAGGAATGCAAGATCAGCAGCGTACCGACGATCGCTGGCGACAATCATCCTGGAACACCAAGAGTCAGATCTAGAGTTTCTGTAG
- the LOC117852110 gene encoding putative AC transposase has translation MCLAKQNHSSLVQSHLQFHSDGSIINWEYKPDLARKELCRLIARLDLPLGFGETEAFVEYIQRAHNPRFAKVSRQTTSRDLAKFFAERRLSLVDTLKSHVSSVCLTSDIWSGNAKEDYLSVVAHFVSADWELEKRVIALRLIDCSHSGVNIAERIEQVVSEFGLQDKIFSITLDNASANTSAMSTLIPKFVGYLGPDHEPLDSDSDSDKALVGLLHQRCACHIINLIVKSGLKRIKAYLEAFRTAISFLNSSNQRMAAFHNFCILKGVRPRKFGLNMDVRWNSTYLMLKHLLPYKNVFSVFISAHYVHNGQPLLTENHWVIAEKILLFLEMFYDSTVALSGVYYPTSPLMLHHIIEIAGHLHGQDSDPLLRNIVVPMKLKFLKYWQNIPLLYSFAFILDPRAKVRGFHNVLQLLSQTVGVDYSSYFTEVRTQLHKLFNKYENKFGAVRSQRPAQPSAATGKKRTAWGKIFGGPGTCGSPVLSSTPPISPASELSSYLDSDTISCYDDDFNILSWWYEHKLSYPILSILAKDVMSVPVSTVSSESCFSLTGRVIEERRRRLLPETVEMLTCLKDWELGDARAQHDVEKEVNELEETYKSPYPDMDEGQASQPTPGPGAT, from the exons ATGTGCTTGGCTAAACAAAACcattcttctcttgttcagtCTCACCTGCAATTCCATTCTGATGGCTCAATTATTAATTGGGAATACAAGCCCGATCTTGCTCGCAAAGAATTGTGCCggttgattgctagacttgatctTCCCCTAGGCTTTGGTGAGACAGAGGCATTTGTGGAGTACATCCAGCGTGCTCATAACCCTCGTTTTGCTAAAGTTTCTAGACAGACCACTTCTAGAGATCTTGCCAAGTTCTTTGCCGAGCGTCGTCTTTCTCTTGTTGATACTTTGAAGTCTCATGTTTCTTCTGTTTGTCTtacttctgatatttggtcAGGGAATGCCAAGGAGGACTAccttagtgttgttgcacattttgtttctgctgattgggaattagagaagAGAGTCATTGCTCTTAGGTTGATTGATTGCTCCCATTCTGGTGTTAACATTGCTGAGCGTATTGAACAAGTTGTTTCTGAGTTTGGTTTACAGGataaaattttctctatcacacttgacaatgcttctgctaatacttctgccatgtccacacttattcccaaatttgttggttatCTAGGTCCAGATCATGAAcctcttgattctgattctgattctgataaaGCACTTGTTGGTCTTTTGCATCAACGTTGTGCATGTCATATTATCAATCTCATAGTCAAGTCTGGTTTGAAGAGGATCAAGGCTTATCTTGAGGCTTTTAGGACTGCAATCTCTTTTTTGAACTCTTCTAATCAACGCATGGCAGCTTTCCATAACTTCTGCATTCTCAAGGGGGTACGCCCTCGTAAGTTTGGTTTAAATATGGATGTGAGatggaattctacatatctcatgctcaaacatctactaccatataaGAATGTCTTTTCTGTCTTTATTTCTGCTCATTATGTGCACAATGGCCAGCCACTTCTGACTGAAAACCATTGGGTAATTGCTGAGAAAATTTTGCTGTTCCTTGAAATGTTTTATGATTCCACTGTTGCTTtatctggtgtttactatcctacaagtcctttgatgttgcatcatattattgagATTGCTGGCCATTTGCATGGCCAAGATTCTGATCCATTGCTCAGAAATATTGTTGTTCCCATGAAGCTTAAGTTTCTCAAGTATTGgcagaacatacctctgttgtattcctttgcattcattttggatcctagagccaaggtgagaggttttcataatgttctccaacttctttctCAGACAGTTGGTGTTGATTACTCTTCTTATTTCACTGAGGTAAGAACTCAATTACATAAGTTGTTTAACAAGTATGaaaacaagtttggtgcagttcGATCGCAAAGGCCCGCTCAACCTTCAGCTGCTACTGGTAAGAAAAGAACAGCatggggtaagatctttggtgGTCCTGGTACATGTGGTTCTCCTGTTCTTTCATCTACACCTCCTATATCTCCTGCTTCAGAGCTGTCATCCTACCTGGATAGTGATACTATTTCTTGCTAtgatgatgacttcaacatacttAGTTGGTGGTATGAGCACAAGCTATCCTATCCTATTTTGTCCATACTTGCTAAAGATGTTATGTCTGTTCCAGTTTCCACTGTTTCTTCGGAATCTTGTTTCAGTCTAACTGGCAGGGTGATTGAGGAGCGGCGCCGACGGTTGCTGCCTGAGACGGTGGAGATGCTGACCTGCCTCAaggattgggagttgggagatgcAAGGGCCCAACATGATGTTGAGAAGGAGGTCAATGAACTGGAGGAAACTTACAAAAGCCCCTACCCAGACATGGATGAAGGCCAAGCTAGTCA GCCTACCCCAGGACCAGGAGCAACCTGA